A genomic region of Raphanus sativus cultivar WK10039 chromosome 6, ASM80110v3, whole genome shotgun sequence contains the following coding sequences:
- the LOC108810262 gene encoding AT-hook motif nuclear-localized protein 21, with amino-acid sequence MAGLDLGTTSRYVHNVEGGGVGQFSTDNHHENDGGAGGNHHHLHHNHNHNHHQGLDLIASNDHSGLGGGGAGGGSGELVMRRPRGRPAGSKNKPKPPMIVTRESANTLRAHILEVGSGYDVFECISTYARRRQRGICVLSGTGAVTNVSIRQPTAAGAVVTLRGTFEILSLSGSFLPPPAPPGATSLTIFLAGAQGQVVGGNVIGELIAAGPVMVMAASFTNVAYERLPLDEHEEQLHVQSSGGNMYTEATGGGGGGGLPFLNLPMSLPHMGVENWQGNSAGAGRAPF; translated from the coding sequence ATGGCTGGTCTCGATCTAGGCACAACTTCTCGCTACGTTCACAACGTCGAAGGCGGCGGTGTTGGACAGTTCTCCACCGACAACCACCACGAAAATGACGGTGGAGCTGGAGgaaaccaccaccacctccatcATAACCATAACCATAACCATCATCAAGGTTTGGATTTGATAGCTTCTAATGACCACTCTGGACTAGGCGGTGGCGGTGCCGGAGGAGGAAGCGGTGAGCTCGTTATGCGGCGGCCACGTGGCCGTCCAGCTGGATCGAAGAACAAACCGAAACCTCCGATGATCGTCACGCGCGAGAGCGCAAACACTCTTAGGGCTCATATCCTTGAAGTCGGAAGTGGCTACGACGTTTTCGAGTGTATCTCCACTTACGCGAGGCGGAGACAGCGAGGGATATGCGTTCTTTCCGGAACCGGAGCCGTCACCAACGTCAGCATCCGTCAACCGACGGCGGCCGGAGCTGTTGTGACTTTGCGTGGCACTTTCGAGATACTTTCCCTCTCTGGATCCTTTCTCCCGCCGCCTGCTCCTCCGGGAGCGACGAGCTTGACGATATTCCTCGCCGGAGCTCAGGGACAGGTCGTAGGAGGTAACGTTATTGGAGAACTGATTGCGGCGGGGCCGGTGATGGTAATGGCGGCTTCTTTTACGAACGTGGCTTACGAAAGGTTGCCTTTGGACGAGCATGAGGAGCAGTTACATGTCCAAAGCAGCGGAGGAAATATGTATACGGAAGCCACAGGCGGAGGTGGAGGCGGAGGCTTGCCGTTCTTAAATTTGCCAATGAGTTTGCCTCATATGGGAGTTGAAAACTGGCAGGGGAATTCCGCCGGCGCCGGTAGGGCTCCGTTTTAg